The region TAAATAGGACTCTCCCAGCTGTCATCTAAAAGCTTGGCTTCGTCTGATTGCTCTTGGGGTGGTGCTGGAATCGTGTCCTCGTAGTTAGGATTATCCACATAGTGAGGGCTTGCATCATCGATACCATCCATAATCGCTTGGTCGCTCTTGAGGGCGGTCTGCATCGGTTGCATCTGATAATCAATGCTCATTACGCCCCACTTGCTAATCAGCTCTTTAAGCACGGTTTTTCGACGCATCGCTTCGCGGTTGGCTTGCCAAGGAGATCCCTTGAAATCAAAGGTCTTGCTAAACTTCTTACCATGCGCGTCAATCTCGGCAATGCTCTTGTAGAGAATCTTCTCAAAGCCGTTAAGCAACTCTAGGTAAGCAAGGTAACCAACAATCTTATCGTCGCGCCCTTGAGAACGATACCCATCGACTACCACCTCCACTTCAATTTTATCAAAAATCGGGTTGTAACTCTTTAACTCGTCCTCATACACCGCATTTACGCCGATGTTCTTATACTGTCCGCTACGTTGAGCTAACTGAATTAAGCCCTTGGTCATGATTTGAAATTGTGCCTTTGCTATGCCTTTATCCTTGTAAGGGATGATGGCGGCAAAGCCTAGGTTAGGGTCGATAGGTAGATTGAGCGTTGCCCCGATTAAGGCACTACCCATAATGCTCATTGGCTCGCAATCAGCCAATGCCTTATTATTTTTAACCACATTTAAGACACTGCCTAAATAAGCACCAGCATTTTTGTTAAGCACGGTCTCAAAGCGCGCCTTAATGTTGGCACTATCGGCTAACTGATAGATGCTACTTTGGGGGTGAACGGGACTCTTATGGATTGCCTGCCCTTGGGTGGTGATACTTGCCATTTTCTTTTCTCCTTTGTTGACATTTTTGTATTGATAAGATATAATCATATCATGTTGCCCTATGGCATGAATTGAAACTCTTGGCAGTAGCGTTGATACAACTCTTCATTCTCGAGAGCAAACTGCTTGTTATCACCAGTAATACTAGGTTTGCTCTGTTCGTATTTTACTAAAAACCGTCGACTGCCTACTTTTGAGGAACAATAGCGTTGATATAAATCCTCATGCTCTAGCGCAAACTTCTTACTATCAAAACTGATGCTTGCCTTGCTCTGTTTGTAGCTAATCAGGTAGCCACCAACGGCTAAGCCCTCATGCTCGCCAATGGCTAGCTTTAGCTGTGCATCTAGCTTATCCTTTTGCGCTTCCAAAAGCTTAATCTGTTCGTCAAGCGCATTGCGTTGCTCCACAATGTTCAAGAGATCGTCGGCTTGGATGTATTTACTAGAGGTTTGAGCTTGTGTTAGAACCGTGTTCTCACAAGCCAAACCCAATGGCATCGGCGGTTGTTCATAGACTAGCGCCTCTTGAAAGGCTTTGTACTCGTACATCAACTTAGCACAAAATGCTTCGTTATACGGAACCTCACGCAATAAGAGGCTATCGCCAATCTCGGCAAGCAAGTAGAATGTTCGTAGACCCGTTACCATCATGTAGTGTTGCACTTGGCAATAGTAATTGGCTGGCAAGCCATCGTTTGCCCACTCCTTAGCCACCCAGACATTACCCGTTTTGATTTCTAGTCCAGCGAGGCTACCATCACTCTCGATAACGATACCATCAAGATTAGCACCTAGGTTGATGTCCTCTAGCGTCGCGAGATAGGTGTAGGCTTGGCGACGCACCTTAACCTTCTTGCCTAACTCTGCTTTAATCGTGCGTGCGGCAATGGCGCGTAAACCGCCTTCGCGTCGCTTACCCCGTGCGATGGCTTCACTCTCCACTTGAACGGGTTGCTCTTGCGTCTTTGCCCGATAAAGGGTTAAGGGGCTGGCATAGGTGGTAACGTAAGAAATGCCAATCTCATGCGCAAAATTATTCGCCAACGCGGCACTATCGCTACCCCCGATGTATGCACGGCGTAAGGCGTGCCACTTCTTGCTGCCATCGGCATGGTGGCGATGTTCTAGGTGGTTGAGGCGATAGCCGTATTTGTCTTTGATTAGTTCTAGGTTATTCATGATTTCCCTCCTTGTTATCATGCTAAAAGCATGGTAGTAATCTACTATAGAGATAGTGTATATCACGTATAAGAATTAGTTAATACTTATACAATGATTTTTTGTGAAATATTTTTTTATCTTTCCTTGCAAGTTTATGCTATAATAATTTTATTGAATTGAAATAAACAAACCTAACCAAGGATAGTAACTATGGCGAAGAGATCTACGGTATCGGCAAAGGATGTGGCTAACACATTTTATCTCCTTGGTTTGTTGATCAGTTTGGCGGTTTTCATTATTTTAATACCCTTTAAAATAATCTATAAGATTATGGATAGCAGAAGGTACAAAAGAGAGTATCGCGATGACTTACTAGAATTAAAAGCGTTGGTAGAGAAGCAACAAGTGCGCTCTTTGGATAAAGATAGTTACGCAGAAAACATTTTAGATAGCAAGGAAGAGCTCTACAAAATTTATCACCATGTGCAATGGCTAGAAGAGCGCGTTATTGGCTACAAACGACGACGTAATGGCTTTAGGGTAAGTAATTATGGCTTTTATGAAGATAATAGTTATACACAGCAAGAGTCGATTAAGGACTTGGTTGTCCTTAGAACGGGGCGCGTCTACCTCACCGACAAGCGTATTGTAATGTATGCCACTGATAAGACGATTAAAGAGCTTAAATATAAGGATATCGCTCATGTGGATACGGGTAAACGAACACTTCTCTTTAGCAAAAAAAGTGGAGGTAAGGCGGTCTTGTTACGTTTTAAGGTGAGTGTTTTTACTGCCAAAGCTTTAATTGTGGGTTTTTGGCCTAATGCGAAGAACGTACTGTTACCACCTAAAGTTATTGCTGATATGAGCAAGCTAGAGCAAGCATAAATGAAAAAGATATTACTACTTGCGATACTCTGTTGGAGTTCTGTAGCTTGGGGACAACGCATGCCCATTAACTATAATAACCATGCTGAAGTGATTATTGAGTTGATACAAGTATTAGATAACGTCATTACGATGTATGAGGCAACGATCTTGGCAGATCCTGCTACGCTTAGCGAGGAGGAGAGATCAGTAATTGATTCACTCACAAAAGAGCAAAGAGAGACGTTTAATACTCTTTATGAATTTGCTTTAGCATTTAAACCCGAGATAGCTAGCATGAGCCATGGCGAACGTGTAAACATGTTAGGCTTTTTTAACGGTGCGAGTTTTGCCTTGGGTTTCTCTTTTTCTGGACATTAAGCTAGAGGCATAAATATGATGAAAAAGATATTACTAATTGCGATGTTATGCGGGAGTAGCGTGGTTTGGGGGCAAGTTGCTCCCAAGTACGACCATAATAACCCAGTGGAGTTAATTATCATCCTAACGGAAGCAACGAATGAAATTATCCGCAGGTATGAAGCATTGACCCCTGAAGCTTTAGCTCTTTTTAGTGAACATCAACAAGCTATCCTTAGCTATCTTTATGAGTTAGCTATAGAGATAAAATCAGACCTAGCAAGGATGAGCCATGCGGATCGGTTACTAACGCTTGGTATGCTATATGGGGTAATGCACTCTTCTGTTTTAGAGAATGCTGAAGAAGCCTATCTCTTTTGGCAGGATTAATTGTGGCTATGCACATGATAGCAACCGGTAACCCGACCTAGTAAGCGAACATTCGGCTGACTGTGAATGCCGGTAAGCGTGCGGACTAACTCCGCCTCTTTGGGGTCGGTACTGCGCATATTAAAAATCTTAATGGTGTCGGCTAATAGATCAAACTCTAAGCGTTTACAATAGACCACCTCATCGATAGCAAAGAGATATAAGCCATCGTGTAGGCGCTCTTGTGCGTTGTGGGGGGTAAAGATGATATAATCACCCTCGGCGATGCCTACGCCCAGCATACTGCTACCAGAGGCGACAAAGGCATATTGCTTGATCGCTTTATCCTCCAACCTAAAGATATCCAGATAGCCAGCAATGTTTATCGCCTCTTGCCACTGCTCTTGCGTACCACTGCTTAACTGTGGCTTAAGGATGGGGAGATTGCTACTGCTAGCCATGGGTAGGGTACTTTGCCCCGTTACCAAGTACTCAACGGTGGTATCAAGCACGTGGGCTAAGGCTTGCGCCCGATCGGCTGGCGGTATGCGGTCGTTAAGCCGCCACTGCGAGAAGGTATTAGGTGCGATACCTGCTTGCGTGTAGATCTCTTTATTAATTAAGCCCCGTGCTTTTGCTAGCTGGTCAAAGCGTAGCCAGAAGTCAAGCATATCGTTCTATCTGGTGTAGTATCATGCTACAAGTATCGATAGCAACATTTATAATATTTATACAACATATTCATTGAATAAGTATTGACTAATTCTTGTATGTGATGTACACTATCTCTATAGTAGATTACTACCATGCTTTTAGTATGGTAATATTAGGGAGGTTGTTATGGATCATATCAGTGTGAAGGAGTTGACCGAGAAGTTGACTAAGTTTAGCGAGATGGACGAGGTGCTAGCCAGATTGAATGTCTTTTTAAGCACGGCATCCAGCTTGGGCATCATGCCCGAATATTGGGGGCTGGCAGAGGTGGCGGCCTTTTACAATATTAGTACGGGCACGCTCAATCAATGCCCTTGGTTGTTGCCCAACTTTGGTATTCCAGATATTAATCCTAAGCGTAGACGTTGGTTGCAAGCCAATGTGATTGCATGGGCAAAGGCAGCACCCCAGCATCGCCAAACGTGGGTGATGATGAGTAAAGAAGAGCGAGGGAGTTATATTAACTGGGAAGAGCGTACGCCATTGGATTTACCTAAGCAAAAGAACCAAAAACGTACCAAGGTTACCGCATAAGAGATGTCTACACCACAAAAAGGAGCAAAAAAGCGCCTAGAAACAGAGTTAAGAGCGATTGATCCTGAACTCAAAGAGCTGTACAGCATCTACAAGTACCACTACTTTAGGTATAAGCACGCGTTGGATAAAAAAAAATTGCCTACTATCGATCGCTGGTAGCAGATGATGATTACATGCAGAAGGCGTTAGCGTGGGTCGTAGATACACTCGCGACCGTTTCCACGCATGAGTGATGATAGCATAGTTAAACCTAAAACACAAGGAGAAAAAATGAAGAATATCTACTTTGAACAGAGATTGGTTTTTACCTGCAAGCTTTTATCAAGCTATTTTGCCTGTGGTGCGTGCAAATTTTGCCAAAGAAAAACGCATGAGTATCATTGTAGCCGTATTAGCGAGCATGCCATAGATGCGACGATAGAAATTGAGGGCGATACCGTCCGTATGAAAACCTCCACATCGGAATCAATAAGCACGGTATCCGCCTTTTTACGCTACAAAAATAGTATCCGTATTCTGTATAGCTATGGGAATATTGTCTCCCCCGATTGTTCGCATAGCATGGCTAATCATAGCGGTATAGCAGAAATTTATTTAACCCTCCTTCCTAATATTAGAGTTGCATTTGTGCGTGGCAAGTATTACAATGGCAATCAGCGCCATACTTACGGTTGGATAAATGGTGAAAGTTATTTAGAAGACGCTATTTAAAAACCCCTTCAATAATGCCACTCATTTCGCTTACTTCCCCAAAGAGATGTTCGGCGGTGGGGTGGTTGTAGTTGTTGGTCATGCTCTCGCTACTATGACCCATTAATGCGCGTAATTTATCGCTATGTCCTAAGATAGATTTGAGTTGCGTATTTAGCGTATGACGCAGACAATATTGGGTGCGTCCGTCTATCTCAATGCCTGCTCTGGTTAGGCTCGCGCGAAAATGTTTGTTGGCGCTCTCCACTTGAATATAATCGTTCTTGCCCTCTAAGCTAAAAAAGATTAAATCTTCTGGTAGCGTACGAGGCGATAACCCGTGCCACTGTTCTAGCCAATAGACGGCTTGTTGACTAATCAACGTTGCTCGGTCTTTACCGCTCTTTGTTCCTTGGATTACCTGCTTGTAACCCACATCATACTTCTTATTAATAAGGAAACCAGTCATGCCATTTTCACGATAATAATCTTGCCATGTTAAGGCGATCTGCTCGCTGGGACGGTGTCCGGTATCTCGCATAATGCAAGCCCACGCACACCACATCGGGGTAAGCCATATCCTAAGCATCGCCTCATTATCGGATGGAAAAAGTTGTTGTATCTCTTGCTTGGTGAAGATGGCACGGCTTGAGTTTTCTTTGAAGGGTTTAATGTCGTCCAGTGGGTTGTAGCTAATCAAGCGTTGGCGTTTAGCCTCACTCATGACCAAGCGAAAGACCTCCATAATACGATTTTTTGAGGCACTCGATAACTCTTTCACATTTTTCCCCCTAATCTTAAGCAACCAATCATCAATCGCCATTGCCGTAACCGTATGAATGGGATGCTCTCCGAAGGAGGGGAGGATGTAGTTGTTAAGCCAAATCGCACCCGTTTTGTAATAATTACCATTGCGCGTACGCCCTTTCGCCATATTGAGCCTATACAGTTCACGATCTTCATCAAAAAATCCTGTAGCAAAATTAGCTAGGGTTTCTGTTGTGGGTTGAACGGCAAAAAGTTGATGCTCATGTAATTTAGCCCACTGCTCGGCTAATTTAGTACCTTGCTCACTCTTCACGGTTATTTCACTGGCTATCCAACGCGCAGGCGTGTGTGCAAAAGAAACGTAATACTTGTTACGGTTAGCAAACCATTTTACTTTAATTGATTTTTTGATTTGTGGCATATTCTATCACCTTTTGTTAATAAGCTGGTAAACAAAGGTGGTAAACAGTTATTGCAAATATATACAGTATAACTATTTATTTTTCTAAAAAATGGAGGTGGCGGGAATCGAACCCGCGTCCTAAAAGTGCCCGAAGAGCCCTCTACAAGCTTAGATGATTGTTACGTGTTCGCCAAATGTTAGGGAAACCATCTAACCCTCATTCGGCTACAACATGCTATGAATGTCCGAGAGTAGAGGCATGTTGCTCCATCTCGTGAGTTTTGGTTAATGTGTCAAGTCTCTATTCCCTCAAAACCGCGTGTTTAGAGACCCGTCGCGCTATATTAAATTAAGCAGCGATTGCCATGTTAGCAGCACCCAAATTCATGGTTACTGTATCATTCTTTTTGGCATTTAAATTGTTGCGTAGTTTTAAGAGTTGCGCGCTCTGCTTGCAGACCAATCGGAAGCCGATCTCCTAGTCGAAACCTTGACACCCCCAAATACCAATATAAATATACCAGATAAGATGAAAAAGGTCAAGGAGTTTATAGCAGAATCCGTCGATAATTATATTAATGGCGTATCATTTGAAACTATCTACATTCGTTATTGGCAGACTATCGGCGCAGGAGCATTATCAGTTGGCGCTTGACTTGATGATAAAAAAGCCTTCACCTTTACATCAAAAGGTGGTCATTCAGCTCTTGAGTCGTGCCATTGAGCTGGAGAGTTGCCATGCTTTGGCCTATCTTCAGCGAGCCACTTTACGTTATCAACGAATTCTCAGCAAGAAGGGGAGCGGTAATACCACTGGATTGCGCAAGAAATTACTTAAAACTATTGAAGATCTCACTAAATATACAATGATTATAGAGAATGATCCTCAAGCCTATCTCTTACGAGCCCAAAATTATCTCCTGCTCACGCGCTATGATAAGTATGCATCTATCGCTTTTTTAGAAGATTTTGAAAAAGCCCGCGCCCTAAATGCCGATCTCCATGAGTTAAAATCTCATGTAGCATGGATTGGTCTGCAGGCTGCGCGTTATACGGGAGATTATCAGCAGGCGCTACACTATTTAGATCTCTCTTATGATGGTAATTTTGATCACAATTATTTTATTCGCCGATCGGTTATTTTCGACGAAATGGGCAATGCCGAGGAATCTGCCGCCGATATCTTACGTGCTAACTCCAAAGCCGTGCTTGCCCGAGCCTTTGAACGCATTACATTGTTCGATGAAGCTGAGTCTATTTTATTAAAGCAAATAGAATTATCTCCTCAAAATATTTGGCCAAAAATTCGTCTAGCGCAATTTTATGAGCGCATCGATCACCTCGAAAGCGCTCGCGACACTTACGCGTTTGTACTTAAACAGCTTCATTCAACACACCGCTATTATAGCGTTATTTCCCATGAAATAAACAAATTAGACACGATATTAAACACTAGCGAATAATTCCTTACGTATGTTTTCTGCCAATATTCGCCAATGGCGATAGCCGTAATGCTTCACTTGCCACTCTTTCCTTAATACAGAGTCTTCAAATAAAAGAATACGTAACTCTTCCTCCGCTTCTTCTATCCTTAATAAAAAAGGAGAAGATTCTTCTTTTACCCCAATTCTTTTAAGCGCGCGTTTTATTTTTTTTTGATTTTTAGATGAAATGTTTTCCATATCAATCTCAAAAAACATGCCAAAAGGTTGTGAGAGGTGAGGGGTAAGGCGATATAGCTCTTCAATAAGAATTTTATGCTCCCCCTTCTTCAATTTAGTATTTATCAATATATTCTTTATTATTAATACTTTTTCTTTATTTTGATAGGGAAGTTGTAGATTATCAAGTAACATGAACAACTTAGTTTTATCTCGATATTTTGTTGCATAATCTATTTCTTTATATAATAAAGATTTGGGAGAATGACTAGTGATCGGTAATTGTCCAACAAACAATCTTCTATCATTTAACATAAGATAATAGTAGGCGCTATTTTCCAGATGCTGATTCTTTTTTGCATACTCTAGTGCCAGTAAATGACTACGCTCACGTTTTGTTCGTGCCCGACGAATATCTATTGAGAGAGTGAATTTATTTTTATATTGTATAAGTTGTTGCCAAAAATTCCGAGCAATTTTATGTTTATTTTCTTCTTTAGTAATAAGCCAGTAGTGCAACTCTTCTTCATACCAGAGTGCATCAAAAAAGTAATGATTAATACCATAACCGCGCATCCAAGTACGATTTTCTTTCTCTCGTTTTATCTCTTTTCGAATAGATTCGGCTTCATTTATAAGATTAAAATCTAAATATAGTGTTAATAATTCTAGTTTAGAGAGAGGCGTACGAAGCGTTTTTTTTTCTTTTGTGTAAATAATTTCTTGACGCTCACTCTCTTGATAGTAGGCTAAAGCTAGAGAAAAGTTCATCTGTTGATGATAAAAATTGCCAAAAGAACGTAATAATAACGGATTCATAGGATCAATAGCTAATGCTTTTTCTAGAATTTCTTGTGCTTTTTTAAACTGTAAAAAATTAATTTCCAACAAGTATTGATTATAATAATTAGAAATTAAGCTCAAATCATCAATTCCTAATACATAGGCTAATTCTTCTGCGTCTTGATAATAATGAATAGCTAGCTCATATTTATTTATTTCTCCATATAAGATGGCTAAAAATGATGCTAAAATAAAAGAATAAGTATTTTTTTCGTAAGCTAGATGGGCTAAATCAATAGCTTCTTCTGTTTTTAAATTTCTGTGGAGTAACCAAATATATTCAAAAAGAGCCTCTTCATTCGTCTGATTTCTCTCATAATGCTCTTTTGCATAGAAAAGAGCCAAATCATTGGCACCAATCATTGCATAACTTTTAGATAACCAATACATAACATCCCTCTCCTCAGCATCTGGAAAAGATAATCCCTTACGTAACTGTTCTATGGCCTCATGCAGAAAGTTATGCTCTAATAAAAATAATGCGTACTCTACGTATACTTCGCTGGAATTCTGCATAACAGATAATTTATCTTTAAAATTTTTATCTATCTCTGCATAATTATCTACGGAAAATAGGTATATTGGGGTAATAAATAATAAAATAAATATTAATAATCGTTTTTTATTAATCATCTTATCGTTTCCTCATGGGGAGTTTTAAGAATTTTATCACCTGTCTATCAATAGGAAGCTTTCTATAAAAAAGATAGCACTGATACA is a window of Entomospira culicis DNA encoding:
- a CDS encoding recombinase RecT, with the protein product MASITTQGQAIHKSPVHPQSSIYQLADSANIKARFETVLNKNAGAYLGSVLNVVKNNKALADCEPMSIMGSALIGATLNLPIDPNLGFAAIIPYKDKGIAKAQFQIMTKGLIQLAQRSGQYKNIGVNAVYEDELKSYNPIFDKIEVEVVVDGYRSQGRDDKIVGYLAYLELLNGFEKILYKSIAEIDAHGKKFSKTFDFKGSPWQANREAMRRKTVLKELISKWGVMSIDYQMQPMQTALKSDQAIMDGIDDASPHYVDNPNYEDTIPAPPQEQSDEAKLLDDSWESPI
- a CDS encoding YqaJ viral recombinase family protein, with product MNNLELIKDKYGYRLNHLEHRHHADGSKKWHALRRAYIGGSDSAALANNFAHEIGISYVTTYASPLTLYRAKTQEQPVQVESEAIARGKRREGGLRAIAARTIKAELGKKVKVRRQAYTYLATLEDINLGANLDGIVIESDGSLAGLEIKTGNVWVAKEWANDGLPANYYCQVQHYMMVTGLRTFYLLAEIGDSLLLREVPYNEAFCAKLMYEYKAFQEALVYEQPPMPLGLACENTVLTQAQTSSKYIQADDLLNIVEQRNALDEQIKLLEAQKDKLDAQLKLAIGEHEGLAVGGYLISYKQSKASISFDSKKFALEHEDLYQRYCSSKVGSRRFLVKYEQSKPSITGDNKQFALENEELYQRYCQEFQFMP
- a CDS encoding PH domain-containing protein, with protein sequence MAKRSTVSAKDVANTFYLLGLLISLAVFIILIPFKIIYKIMDSRRYKREYRDDLLELKALVEKQQVRSLDKDSYAENILDSKEELYKIYHHVQWLEERVIGYKRRRNGFRVSNYGFYEDNSYTQQESIKDLVVLRTGRVYLTDKRIVMYATDKTIKELKYKDIAHVDTGKRTLLFSKKSGGKAVLLRFKVSVFTAKALIVGFWPNAKNVLLPPKVIADMSKLEQA
- a CDS encoding XRE family transcriptional regulator, producing the protein MLDFWLRFDQLAKARGLINKEIYTQAGIAPNTFSQWRLNDRIPPADRAQALAHVLDTTVEYLVTGQSTLPMASSSNLPILKPQLSSGTQEQWQEAINIAGYLDIFRLEDKAIKQYAFVASGSSMLGVGIAEGDYIIFTPHNAQERLHDGLYLFAIDEVVYCKRLEFDLLADTIKIFNMRSTDPKEAELVRTLTGIHSQPNVRLLGRVTGCYHVHSHN
- a CDS encoding tyrosine-type recombinase/integrase, whose amino-acid sequence is MPQIKKSIKVKWFANRNKYYVSFAHTPARWIASEITVKSEQGTKLAEQWAKLHEHQLFAVQPTTETLANFATGFFDEDRELYRLNMAKGRTRNGNYYKTGAIWLNNYILPSFGEHPIHTVTAMAIDDWLLKIRGKNVKELSSASKNRIMEVFRLVMSEAKRQRLISYNPLDDIKPFKENSSRAIFTKQEIQQLFPSDNEAMLRIWLTPMWCAWACIMRDTGHRPSEQIALTWQDYYRENGMTGFLINKKYDVGYKQVIQGTKSGKDRATLISQQAVYWLEQWHGLSPRTLPEDLIFFSLEGKNDYIQVESANKHFRASLTRAGIEIDGRTQYCLRHTLNTQLKSILGHSDKLRALMGHSSESMTNNYNHPTAEHLFGEVSEMSGIIEGVFK
- a CDS encoding tetratricopeptide repeat protein, coding for MINKKRLLIFILLFITPIYLFSVDNYAEIDKNFKDKLSVMQNSSEVYVEYALFLLEHNFLHEAIEQLRKGLSFPDAEERDVMYWLSKSYAMIGANDLALFYAKEHYERNQTNEEALFEYIWLLHRNLKTEEAIDLAHLAYEKNTYSFILASFLAILYGEINKYELAIHYYQDAEELAYVLGIDDLSLISNYYNQYLLEINFLQFKKAQEILEKALAIDPMNPLLLRSFGNFYHQQMNFSLALAYYQESERQEIIYTKEKKTLRTPLSKLELLTLYLDFNLINEAESIRKEIKREKENRTWMRGYGINHYFFDALWYEEELHYWLITKEENKHKIARNFWQQLIQYKNKFTLSIDIRRARTKRERSHLLALEYAKKNQHLENSAYYYLMLNDRRLFVGQLPITSHSPKSLLYKEIDYATKYRDKTKLFMLLDNLQLPYQNKEKVLIIKNILINTKLKKGEHKILIEELYRLTPHLSQPFGMFFEIDMENISSKNQKKIKRALKRIGVKEESSPFLLRIEEAEEELRILLFEDSVLRKEWQVKHYGYRHWRILAENIRKELFASV